One Calditrichia bacterium DNA window includes the following coding sequences:
- the flgN gene encoding flagellar export chaperone FlgN: MPQPHGLLHLLEQRVQLQEDLKSSLSKQQSLLVNNQMTEINEVVGEQLAILETIQEYENAWQQLLLSKFSPEELAMRPLPVTERFSLSETESMQAKRLQDQLKTILKVVAELRETNQLLMNRSLSFIRGLFRSIVDTADSGAVYRKDQKSKAANVLIDRTL; encoded by the coding sequence ATGCCACAACCACACGGTTTATTGCACCTGTTGGAACAACGGGTACAGCTTCAAGAAGATTTAAAATCATCTCTATCCAAACAGCAATCGCTTCTGGTAAACAACCAAATGACTGAAATTAATGAGGTTGTCGGGGAGCAATTGGCTATTCTGGAAACCATCCAGGAATACGAAAACGCCTGGCAACAACTTCTCCTCAGCAAATTTTCGCCGGAGGAATTGGCAATGCGCCCACTTCCGGTAACCGAACGGTTCAGCCTTTCGGAAACAGAATCCATGCAGGCAAAGCGGCTTCAGGATCAGTTAAAAACGATCTTGAAAGTTGTCGCCGAGCTCCGCGAAACCAACCAATTGCTGATGAACCGCTCGTTGAGCTTCATCCGCGGGTTGTTCCGCAGCATTGTTGATACTGCCGATAGTGGCGCGGTTTATCGCAAAGATCAAAAATCGAAAGCCGCGAACGTGTTAATCGACCGGACACTGTAA
- a CDS encoding polyhydroxyalkanoate synthesis regulator DNA-binding domain-containing protein, with amino-acid sequence MSRIIKRYGNRKLYDAEAKKHISLEEIAELVRKGEDVRVIDNTTDEDITAQTLTQVIFEEGKKGRNPLSPDVLHDVIRWGNHMLDDSLKQFRDSFEKLDQIMPESLNKLFKKNEKESEIEQLKKRLESLESLITNLGSQINSDQPKKEK; translated from the coding sequence ATGAGCAGAATAATTAAACGATACGGAAATCGCAAGCTGTATGACGCAGAAGCCAAAAAGCATATTTCGCTGGAAGAAATTGCGGAACTGGTTCGTAAAGGCGAAGATGTGCGAGTGATCGACAATACAACCGATGAGGACATCACCGCGCAAACGCTAACGCAGGTTATTTTTGAAGAAGGCAAAAAAGGGCGTAACCCGCTTTCGCCGGATGTGCTGCACGATGTGATCCGCTGGGGAAATCACATGCTGGACGACAGCCTGAAACAGTTCCGCGATAGCTTTGAAAAACTGGATCAGATAATGCCGGAATCATTGAACAAATTGTTCAAAAAAAATGAAAAAGAGAGCGAGATCGAACAGCTCAAAAAACGACTCGAATCGCTGGAATCGTTGATCACCAACCTTGGCAGTCAAATAAACAGTGATCAACCTAAAAAAGAAAAATAA
- the flgL gene encoding flagellar hook-associated protein FlgL yields MRITQDYSIQSLLSQVNSTRERISTLQRNLSTGKRLNQISDDPSGVETAMRYRSLLKYNEQYQKNIKDSSEFLTFTSNALQNSSDIIATIKELTIQGIDSSSNDEFDAVAEQLNELVEEFVETANTRFKGRFIFGGSNVSTTPFTLAPDFSSVSVNPEGVDGELKAELGQGNIDRYNITGQEAYLESIDVFQTILDVRTAFMNHDAAALDTLIPDMDNALDQVLSANTKAGARINRFELLETQFQGEDIRLKEFLSGVQDTNEPEAIVNLQIEQTALQTALQTLAQTVNISIIDFI; encoded by the coding sequence ATGAGAATTACCCAGGATTATAGCATCCAAAGCCTGCTCAGCCAGGTGAACAGCACGCGTGAACGTATCAGTACACTCCAACGCAATCTTTCCACCGGGAAAAGACTCAATCAAATATCTGACGATCCGTCCGGCGTGGAAACCGCAATGCGATATCGCTCCTTATTAAAATACAACGAGCAATATCAGAAAAATATAAAAGACTCCAGCGAATTTTTGACATTTACCTCAAATGCCCTCCAAAATAGTTCTGATATTATCGCAACGATAAAGGAACTGACCATTCAAGGGATTGATAGCTCCAGCAACGATGAGTTTGATGCCGTTGCTGAACAGCTAAACGAGCTTGTTGAGGAATTTGTTGAAACGGCGAATACCCGTTTCAAAGGGCGTTTTATTTTTGGCGGCTCAAATGTGAGCACAACACCATTTACACTTGCGCCCGATTTTAGCAGTGTGTCAGTTAATCCCGAGGGTGTCGACGGCGAATTAAAAGCCGAATTAGGTCAGGGAAATATCGACCGCTACAACATCACCGGGCAGGAAGCCTACCTCGAGTCGATTGACGTATTTCAAACAATCTTAGATGTGCGAACAGCATTCATGAATCACGATGCTGCAGCGTTGGATACTCTGATTCCGGATATGGATAACGCATTGGATCAGGTGCTTTCCGCGAATACAAAAGCCGGCGCTCGCATCAATCGCTTTGAATTGCTGGAAACCCAGTTTCAGGGCGAAGATATCCGGTTGAAGGAATTTCTCTCTGGCGTACAAGATACCAACGAACCGGAAGCGATTGTGAATTTGCAAATTGAACAGACGGCGCTTCAGACCGCATTGCAAACGTTGGCACAAACAGTCAATATCTCAATTATCGATTTCATTTGA
- the flgK gene encoding flagellar hook-associated protein FlgK, with protein sequence MPSIFNSLNTASRAVSANRLGIDVSSHNIANVNTPGYSRQRVNITTSHPMDTIYGAIGTGVDIGGVNRIRNSLLDVQFRNTNHNFGRSSVMEQMFYQVETIIQEPSDNSIGSLMDDFFNAFSELGGSPEDMNLRNVLIQKTGNLSQAFQTKSGRLREIQSSLRRDAESSIRQVNQISRQISELNRQIAVSEDQFSSANDLRDQRDNLLDQLSEFVQIQSMEDSNGQITVTMNGQMLVSQTQFRELGIESEGNGNQLSVFVKGSQNQRLDVQTGKLSGIIEMHNTEIASVLDRLDTLAKSFIDEVNQIHRAGKGLPTGSPPVANTGLNFFTGSDASTIEISSTIRNNTANIAASNDGSVGNGEAAFAISNLRSQRLLNARSETFADYYNFTVTDLGTGVQLAGTDRQNQELLRDQITNQRESESGVSLDEEMTNLIKYQRSLEAAARVIGIVDDILETVINL encoded by the coding sequence ATGCCAAGCATATTTAACAGTTTGAATACAGCCAGCCGCGCGGTTTCTGCCAATCGTCTGGGCATCGATGTTTCGAGCCATAACATCGCCAATGTGAACACGCCGGGATATTCCCGCCAGCGGGTTAATATTACCACATCTCATCCGATGGATACAATTTATGGTGCCATTGGCACGGGTGTGGATATCGGCGGCGTTAACCGCATTCGCAACTCTTTGCTGGATGTGCAATTCCGCAACACGAACCACAATTTTGGCAGAAGCTCTGTTATGGAGCAGATGTTTTATCAGGTTGAAACCATTATTCAGGAACCTTCGGACAACAGCATTGGCAGTTTGATGGACGATTTTTTTAACGCGTTCAGTGAGCTTGGCGGCAGCCCGGAAGATATGAATTTGCGAAATGTGCTGATTCAAAAAACCGGAAATTTGTCGCAGGCGTTCCAAACCAAAAGTGGTCGTTTGCGCGAGATTCAAAGCTCGCTTCGCAGAGATGCGGAATCTTCCATCCGCCAAGTGAACCAGATTTCCCGGCAGATTTCGGAATTGAACCGGCAAATCGCCGTTTCCGAAGACCAGTTCAGCTCAGCGAACGACTTGCGCGACCAACGCGATAATTTGCTGGATCAGCTCTCGGAGTTTGTGCAAATCCAATCCATGGAAGACAGCAACGGACAAATTACCGTAACCATGAATGGACAAATGCTGGTCTCCCAAACCCAGTTTCGTGAACTGGGTATTGAAAGCGAAGGAAACGGCAACCAGCTGTCTGTGTTTGTGAAAGGTTCGCAAAACCAGCGATTAGATGTGCAAACCGGCAAATTGAGCGGCATTATCGAAATGCATAACACCGAGATTGCCAGCGTTTTAGACCGGTTGGACACTTTGGCAAAATCGTTTATTGATGAAGTAAATCAGATCCACCGTGCCGGTAAAGGACTACCGACAGGATCGCCGCCGGTTGCCAATACCGGGTTAAATTTTTTCACCGGCTCCGATGCATCGACCATCGAGATCTCATCGACGATTCGAAATAATACCGCGAATATTGCGGCATCCAACGATGGCAGTGTGGGTAATGGTGAAGCCGCATTTGCAATTTCCAACTTGCGTAGCCAGCGATTGCTCAACGCCCGTTCGGAAACATTTGCGGATTATTACAACTTTACAGTGACCGATTTGGGCACCGGCGTGCAATTGGCTGGCACGGATCGTCAAAATCAGGAATTATTACGCGACCAGATAACCAATCAGCGCGAATCGGAATCCGGTGTTTCGCTGGATGAGGAGATGACCAACCTCATCAAATATCAGCGTTCGCTGGAAGCAGCGGCACGGGTTATCGGCATTGTTGACGATATTTTGGAAACAGTGATCAATCTGTAG
- a CDS encoding phasin family protein — protein MTTRKSTKDTVTEGARKVADQFNEEFNQATKSAERLQQSLSDSARDIWLAGLGLFSTLEEEGEKMFTGFVEKGKDLEKKGETVEKRAKERIESFQTFFTERTDQITKEFQEKLNNSVPTVIEEKFQQALETFGVSSRNEVNKLNDKVDKLTNAVEQLTKKLSENGKKSSSTK, from the coding sequence ATGACTACGCGTAAATCCACTAAAGATACGGTTACCGAAGGCGCACGCAAAGTAGCCGATCAATTTAACGAAGAATTTAATCAGGCAACCAAATCTGCAGAGCGTCTGCAACAATCGTTGAGCGATTCTGCACGGGATATCTGGTTGGCAGGTCTCGGATTATTTTCCACTTTGGAAGAAGAAGGCGAAAAAATGTTCACCGGATTCGTCGAAAAAGGGAAAGATCTGGAAAAGAAAGGCGAAACCGTTGAGAAACGTGCCAAAGAACGCATCGAATCTTTCCAAACGTTTTTCACTGAAAGAACCGATCAGATTACCAAAGAATTTCAGGAAAAACTGAACAATTCCGTTCCGACCGTCATCGAAGAAAAATTCCAGCAGGCATTGGAAACATTCGGTGTATCTTCGCGCAACGAAGTGAATAAGCTGAATGACAAGGTTGACAAACTGACCAACGCCGTTGAGCAATTGACCAAAAAATTGAGCGAAAACGGAAAAAAGTCGTCCTCCACTAAGTAG
- a CDS encoding alpha/beta fold hydrolase: MIRNKRDSFIQIDEDDFEELHQYYDANLVARKRFPEVFQKRPIVLSHGIARPDYLVDSVFRTLNLSLYDFSLVSDRFHYFRGIASYLRKHDFEVYHTSVSFAADVETRAEDLKKEILKIIEKTKTDKVHVIAHSMGGLDARHMIVNHDMAEKISSLTTIGTPHWGTSVADVAIQYGMDKVIGVLKTIMNFDGIRSCATESCAAFNREVEAFEAKNPIFYQTYSSHQEFNQTFLPFQIAWKILDKNEGENDGLVSLKSQRWTKMLSTEDGYRKEVPQHSFPIRADHMDQMGWWNLNEIHKAGWWNMRALSEKQKHEELIKSVYLKIAREVCGLIVSENKRR; this comes from the coding sequence ATGATTCGAAACAAACGCGATTCATTCATCCAGATTGATGAAGACGATTTTGAAGAGCTTCATCAATATTACGATGCAAACCTTGTTGCCCGGAAGCGTTTTCCGGAAGTTTTTCAAAAACGCCCGATTGTGCTGTCCCACGGCATTGCCCGCCCGGATTATCTCGTCGATTCTGTTTTCCGCACACTCAACCTCTCGCTATACGATTTCAGCCTCGTTTCCGACCGGTTTCATTATTTCCGGGGCATTGCCAGCTATTTGCGCAAACACGATTTTGAGGTTTACCATACCAGCGTCAGTTTCGCGGCAGATGTGGAAACCCGCGCGGAAGATCTCAAAAAAGAAATCCTGAAAATCATCGAGAAAACCAAAACTGACAAAGTGCACGTAATTGCCCACAGCATGGGCGGGCTCGATGCCCGTCACATGATTGTCAATCACGATATGGCGGAAAAAATTTCTTCGCTGACCACCATCGGAACACCGCATTGGGGCACCAGCGTTGCCGATGTGGCCATTCAATACGGCATGGACAAAGTGATCGGCGTGCTCAAAACCATCATGAATTTTGACGGCATTCGCAGTTGCGCAACGGAATCCTGCGCAGCGTTCAACCGTGAAGTTGAGGCGTTCGAGGCAAAAAATCCGATATTTTACCAGACGTACAGCAGCCATCAGGAATTCAACCAAACCTTTTTGCCGTTTCAGATCGCCTGGAAAATTCTGGATAAAAATGAGGGCGAAAACGACGGATTGGTTTCGCTGAAATCGCAGCGCTGGACCAAAATGTTGTCCACGGAAGATGGTTACAGAAAAGAAGTACCGCAGCATTCTTTTCCCATTCGAGCGGATCATATGGACCAAATGGGCTGGTGGAACCTCAACGAAATTCACAAAGCCGGGTGGTGGAATATGCGTGCGCTCAGCGAAAAACAGAAGCATGAAGAATTGATAAAAAGCGTTTATCTAAAAATTGCCAGAGAAGTTTGCGGCCTCATCGTCTCGGAAAATAAAAGGCGATAA
- the fliW gene encoding flagellar assembly protein FliW: MKIVTRQFGEIEFSEDMLIHFPKGMIGFERCRRFLIVNDEDYEPFRWLIAVDEEEIGFPVLNPFLVTKNFDKELPHRLVKRLLNKEQTLDLFCVVTLNGEGGKVTINLKSPIVIDYDEKRGEQMILASDDVPVAHPIS, from the coding sequence ATGAAAATTGTAACAAGGCAATTCGGTGAAATCGAATTTTCGGAAGATATGCTAATACATTTTCCCAAAGGTATGATTGGATTTGAACGCTGCCGCCGTTTTTTGATCGTCAACGACGAAGATTATGAACCGTTTCGCTGGTTAATAGCTGTTGATGAAGAAGAAATAGGCTTTCCCGTACTGAATCCGTTTTTAGTAACAAAAAATTTCGACAAAGAATTACCTCACCGGTTGGTGAAACGGCTGTTGAATAAAGAACAGACGCTGGATCTCTTTTGCGTTGTTACGCTGAATGGCGAAGGCGGAAAAGTGACCATCAACCTGAAGAGTCCCATCGTCATCGATTATGACGAAAAACGCGGCGAACAGATGATATTGGCATCAGACGATGTGCCGGTCGCACATCCGATTTCCTGA
- a CDS encoding carbon storage regulator: protein MLVLTRKLGQNILIGEEVSIKIIKIESNKVQLGICAPSDVVVYRQELVDKIKRFNRNATRTDHTRLKNVAKVFKQIVKF from the coding sequence ATGTTAGTGTTAACACGGAAGTTAGGTCAAAACATTCTGATTGGAGAGGAAGTTTCGATCAAAATTATCAAAATCGAGAGCAACAAAGTGCAATTAGGTATTTGCGCGCCATCAGATGTTGTTGTTTATCGGCAAGAACTCGTAGATAAAATCAAACGGTTCAACCGCAACGCCACTCGCACAGATCACACTCGGTTGAAAAATGTTGCAAAGGTATTCAAGCAAATCGTTAAATTTTAG
- a CDS encoding DEAD/DEAH box helicase: protein MNLEQLIIYLREQNDFMQHVTHWETVPEKAAQFANFPDSIDPRLRDALAQKGIRQLYSHQAETFSHIQNGKNVVLVTPTASGKTLGYNLPVINRILQDPDARALYFFPTKALAQDQYHELHDLVTIAGADIKTYTFDGDTPVSARQAIRRSGHVVMTNPDMLHQGILPHHTIWLKLFENLKYVVIDEIHYYRGVFGSHLANVIRRLKRIARFYGSNPQFICCSATIANPLEFAQKVIGEPVELVDQNGAPRGSKHFVFYNPPLVNPELGIRRSVLKEVNRISRLMMETRVQSIVFARSRMRVEVLTHYLKEQARSLKIPEKKVRGYRGGYLPLERREIERGLRDGSILSVISTNALELGIDIGQLDVAIMAGYPGTIASAWQQSGRAGRRSSTSLAIMVASSSPIDQFIISHPEYFFQKSPENGIVDPDNLLILMSHLKCAAFEIPFLEDETFSDVATREILDYLADQRVLHHSAEKYHWSSEVYPAEEVSLRSASPDNVVIIDTTNGENVIGETDLFSAHMLVHTEAIYMHGSIQFHVDKLDLERKKAYVRQVSVDYFTDAITKSDIKVLAVDEEKPAGKALLRYGEIKVNTITTGYKKIKLFTHENIGSGRVYQPEIELHTAAAWLELPEALAAEMQLSASDLSSALQAIANVLHNIAPVYLMCDPSDIRAFPMIKSPFSQLPALYLYDTYPGGIGLSFKLFNNPKPVVAACLELVQGCGCKSGCPSCVGPALEVGENAKAHATELLQFLIRQFAI from the coding sequence ATGAATTTAGAACAACTGATTATTTATCTGCGTGAGCAGAACGATTTTATGCAGCACGTAACCCATTGGGAAACCGTGCCGGAAAAAGCCGCCCAATTTGCCAACTTTCCCGATTCGATTGATCCGCGATTGCGCGATGCGCTGGCGCAAAAAGGGATTCGCCAACTGTATTCGCATCAGGCGGAAACGTTTTCGCACATCCAAAACGGAAAAAATGTGGTGCTGGTAACGCCCACGGCATCCGGCAAAACGCTCGGCTATAATTTGCCGGTAATCAACCGTATTTTGCAAGACCCGGATGCGCGGGCGCTCTACTTTTTCCCGACGAAGGCACTGGCGCAAGATCAATATCACGAACTGCACGATTTGGTGACCATTGCCGGCGCGGACATCAAAACGTACACATTTGACGGCGATACGCCGGTTTCCGCGCGACAGGCCATCCGCCGTTCCGGGCATGTGGTAATGACCAATCCGGACATGCTGCATCAGGGAATTTTGCCGCATCACACCATCTGGCTAAAGCTGTTCGAGAATTTGAAATATGTGGTTATCGACGAAATCCACTACTATCGCGGGGTTTTCGGCAGCCATTTGGCAAATGTGATTCGCCGGTTGAAGCGCATCGCGCGGTTTTACGGCAGCAATCCGCAGTTTATTTGCTGCTCGGCAACCATCGCCAATCCGCTGGAATTTGCCCAAAAAGTGATCGGCGAACCGGTGGAATTGGTCGACCAAAACGGCGCCCCGCGCGGCAGCAAACATTTTGTTTTTTACAACCCGCCACTGGTGAATCCGGAACTGGGCATTCGCCGCTCGGTGCTGAAAGAAGTGAACCGCATTTCCCGATTGATGATGGAAACCCGCGTTCAATCGATCGTTTTTGCGCGCAGCCGCATGCGGGTTGAGGTGCTCACTCATTATTTAAAGGAGCAGGCGCGCAGCCTGAAAATTCCCGAAAAAAAAGTGCGCGGTTATCGCGGCGGATATTTGCCGCTGGAGCGCCGCGAAATTGAGCGCGGATTGCGCGACGGCAGCATTCTCAGCGTGATCAGCACCAACGCGCTGGAATTGGGCATCGATATCGGGCAGTTAGATGTGGCGATCATGGCCGGTTATCCCGGAACAATTGCATCGGCATGGCAGCAATCCGGGCGGGCGGGACGCCGCAGCAGCACATCGCTGGCGATTATGGTTGCCAGCAGCTCGCCGATCGATCAATTTATTATCAGCCACCCGGAATATTTTTTCCAGAAATCGCCGGAAAACGGGATTGTCGATCCCGACAATTTGCTGATTTTGATGAGCCATCTCAAATGCGCCGCATTCGAAATCCCCTTTCTCGAAGATGAAACCTTCAGCGATGTGGCGACGCGGGAAATTCTGGATTATCTGGCGGATCAGCGGGTGCTGCACCATTCCGCCGAAAAATATCACTGGAGCAGCGAGGTGTATCCGGCGGAGGAGGTGAGCTTGCGCAGCGCCTCGCCGGACAATGTCGTAATTATCGACACAACCAACGGTGAAAACGTGATCGGTGAAACCGATTTGTTTAGCGCGCACATGCTGGTGCACACCGAGGCAATTTACATGCACGGCAGCATCCAGTTTCATGTGGACAAGCTGGATCTGGAGCGAAAAAAAGCGTATGTGCGGCAGGTTTCGGTGGATTATTTTACGGACGCGATCACCAAATCGGACATCAAAGTGCTGGCTGTTGATGAGGAAAAACCGGCGGGAAAAGCGCTGCTGCGCTACGGCGAAATTAAAGTGAACACCATTACCACCGGTTACAAAAAGATCAAGCTGTTTACGCATGAAAACATCGGTTCCGGACGGGTGTATCAACCGGAAATTGAGCTGCACACCGCCGCTGCGTGGCTGGAATTGCCGGAGGCATTGGCTGCCGAAATGCAGCTCTCCGCCAGCGATTTGAGCAGTGCACTGCAGGCGATTGCCAACGTGTTGCACAACATCGCGCCGGTATATTTGATGTGCGATCCGTCCGATATCCGGGCATTCCCGATGATAAAATCGCCATTTTCGCAACTGCCCGCGCTGTATTTATATGATACGTATCCGGGCGGGATCGGGCTGAGTTTCAAATTGTTCAACAATCCGAAGCCGGTTGTGGCGGCATGTTTGGAACTGGTGCAAGGTTGCGGTTGTAAATCCGGTTGCCCGTCCTGCGTTGGCCCGGCGCTGGAAGTTGGCGAAAACGCCAAAGCACACGCCACGGAATTATTGCAATTTCTGATCCGTCAATTCGCCATTTAG
- a CDS encoding AarF/ABC1/UbiB kinase family protein, whose product MKRNPIATYRSVLNRFVQLYKHVLGLIIGAFVVSVRNLSPIKRKGLRSAGRRVMAFFLKFTIKKELRNQPFEVQLRRRLEMLGPTYVKLGQIMAIREDILPKNITGELKQLLDHLPEVPFESIRAIIERSLNNSLKNLFLYVDPQPIGSASIGQIHHATTLDGIPVVLKVIKPGIRETIMSDLKLMQILGTFLEWIIPRFQPKVIIAEFSRYTEREIDLVYEADHAELFAANFTNSPEIVFPKIYRQFSTRDVLCMSFMNGIKPNDPEILSLSAADQRQIIDIGTFSIIKMLFEDGFFHADLHAGNLIILPGPKIAFIDLGMVGRFDEKVMRIMLYYFYALVNGDVERSAKHLLAMAKVGRGGDPEGFERSVTDLLRRFLLQAHHGNFSLAQLILESLRLSSRYRIFFPVEMTLMVKALVTFEGVGQFLSPNLDVPALSRKHIQRIYSQHFSFDNLYKHFMRGAPELLDFMVRLPKLASDSSRSLEDFLNDGNKQENPLSGLKSALIAGACVVGMVISVVQDGHPALSVSLLIAAILFFIFGK is encoded by the coding sequence GTGAAACGGAATCCGATAGCGACATATCGCAGCGTACTCAATCGCTTTGTGCAGCTCTATAAACACGTGTTGGGGCTGATCATCGGTGCTTTTGTGGTATCTGTGCGCAATTTATCGCCGATCAAGCGAAAAGGGCTTCGTTCCGCCGGACGACGGGTGATGGCATTTTTTTTGAAATTCACGATCAAAAAAGAATTGCGCAACCAACCGTTTGAAGTGCAATTGCGGCGACGGCTGGAAATGTTGGGGCCAACGTATGTCAAACTCGGGCAAATAATGGCCATCCGGGAAGATATTTTGCCAAAAAATATTACCGGAGAACTGAAACAATTGCTGGATCATTTGCCGGAAGTGCCCTTCGAAAGCATTCGCGCAATCATCGAGCGCAGCCTTAATAACTCCCTGAAAAATCTGTTTTTATATGTCGATCCGCAGCCGATCGGCTCTGCATCCATCGGGCAAATTCACCACGCCACAACGCTGGACGGCATTCCGGTGGTGCTCAAGGTTATCAAACCCGGCATTCGCGAAACGATCATGTCTGACCTGAAATTGATGCAAATTTTGGGCACCTTTCTGGAATGGATTATTCCGCGGTTTCAGCCGAAAGTGATCATCGCGGAATTTTCGCGTTACACAGAGCGTGAAATTGATCTGGTTTACGAAGCGGATCATGCGGAGCTGTTTGCCGCCAATTTTACAAATTCCCCGGAAATTGTATTCCCGAAAATTTACCGCCAATTCAGTACCCGGGATGTGCTGTGCATGTCTTTCATGAATGGCATCAAACCGAATGATCCGGAAATTCTGTCGCTCAGCGCGGCGGATCAGCGCCAGATTATTGACATCGGCACGTTTTCCATCATCAAAATGTTGTTCGAGGATGGCTTTTTTCACGCCGATTTGCACGCCGGGAATCTGATTATTTTGCCGGGACCGAAAATCGCGTTTATCGATTTGGGAATGGTTGGGCGGTTTGATGAAAAAGTGATGCGGATAATGCTGTATTATTTTTACGCGCTGGTGAATGGCGATGTGGAGCGTTCCGCCAAACATTTGCTGGCGATGGCAAAAGTGGGTCGCGGCGGCGATCCCGAAGGCTTCGAACGCTCCGTTACCGATTTGTTGCGGCGATTTTTGCTGCAGGCGCATCACGGGAATTTCAGTCTGGCGCAACTCATTCTGGAATCGCTGCGATTGAGCAGCCGCTACCGGATTTTCTTCCCCGTCGAAATGACGCTGATGGTGAAAGCGCTGGTAACGTTTGAAGGTGTCGGGCAATTTTTATCGCCAAATCTGGATGTTCCCGCGCTATCGCGAAAACACATCCAACGTATTTATAGTCAACACTTTAGCTTCGACAATTTATATAAACATTTTATGCGTGGCGCACCGGAATTGCTGGATTTTATGGTTCGGTTGCCCAAACTAGCTTCGGACAGTTCCCGCTCGCTGGAAGATTTTTTGAATGACGGTAACAAACAGGAAAACCCGCTCAGCGGCTTAAAAAGCGCGCTCATTGCCGGTGCTTGCGTAGTGGGAATGGTTATTTCTGTGGTTCAGGACGGGCATCCTGCACTCTCTGTTTCTTTGCTGATTGCCGCGATTTTGTTTTTCATTTTTGGAAAATGA